Proteins co-encoded in one Plasmodium reichenowi strain SY57 chromosome 10, whole genome shotgun sequence genomic window:
- a CDS encoding RNA-binding protein, putative, with the protein MGKYSMSRKGEYSAERRYHYRDEKYEKYEKYEKSDNTSHGNKLDNHMKEKSGYYINEGRRHDMSRSREEMIGIIGREGHKNDNVYNNNDRRRGSLDNYERRRNEENHIGDRNKNISKGRRDYHRDVPSRERCYSNRSPRRNVFVDRKRGNVYDRNNEDNVYEKKARYERDNHSTNYNNYNNNYINKDNKHNYKENHFSADYTNRGRNDERMHMRRHSRDEKEGRKAYQDYCEENRHRENNYEGHRNEEYRREEYRREGYRHEGYRHEGYRNEAYRNEAYLSRDHAHKEFHHNENPYYKKDFSHRVPQSGAIRRERGREFRNHAYKKIGACKIFVGNISSSAREEDVRRRFEQYGDIMHMQWKKRFAFIEYYKASHALNALEKENGKMFFGEELSVQEHQYNTNSYGYKNDNRSHFHFKMSRNYSPPNFSNESIERRNSLRIVVKNIDEKASWQDLKDFGREVGSVSYANIVDDYHSKEKFGIIEFYNHENAKDAINILNGKSFYGRSVDVIRYNDSDLSKRFKNKEREENYMRGVNDRYGEGERYVREERAYREKFPFDRINRTRHTFFNRGRNIRGNKYFRRDDNEDNKSEVDDSKYKKSTRSMSIIDRDNTYDERVSHRDVHMKDDRDDDICYNRDDEEKMINGNKKRILNSSEEVGEHTHSNINEDINKDQTDIIDEKEKGVDENISLKNYENKKENVDHDYENVIESNRGKRRNVKSKSKYENEKKGKTKDELYDDISEIKLQEGSVCRSTKDIDEDNYNNEETKNIKDEFLVDKKNEEEGYDDDTYTSERDKSVNEKIMKEQYINKDDILEKNDNIINIPNKKSRVIKKNTTKKKITRVSEESTTKVDTRESEENDLMENEQWSDSKKICVIKNNSPRND; encoded by the coding sequence ATGGGAAAGTATAGCATGAGCAGGAAAGGAGAATATAGCGCTGAGAGGAGATATCATTATAGAGATGAGAAATATGAAAAGTATGAAAAGTATGAAAAATCGGATAACACTAGCCATGGAAATAAATTAGATAATCatatgaaagaaaaaagtggttattatataaatgagGGTCGTAGACATGACATGTCAAGAAGTAGAGAAGAAATGATAGGGATTATTGGAAGAGAAGGTCATAAAAATGACAAtgtgtataataataacgaTAGAAGAAGAGGATCTTTAGATAATTATGAGAGAAGGAGAAATGAAGAAAATCATATTGGTGATaggaataaaaatatttcaaaagGTAGAAGAGATTATCATCGAGATGTTCCATCACGAGAAAGATGTTATAGTAATAGATCTCCAAGAAGAAATGTATTTGTAGATAGAAAAAGAGGAAATGTATATGATAGgaataatgaagataatgtttatgaaaaaaaagcTAGATATGAAAGAGACAACCACAGCACAAATtacaataattataataataattacattaataaagataataaacataattataagGAAAATCATTTTTCTGCTGACTATACAAATAGAGGAAGAAATGATGAGAGAATGCATATGAGAAGACATTCAAGAGATGAAAAAGAAGGAAGAAAAGCATATCAAGACTATTGTGAAGAAAATAGACATAGggaaaataattatgaagGACATCGTAACGAAGAATATCGACGTGAAGAATATCGACGTGAAGGGTATCGACATGAAGGATATCGACATGAAGGATATCGAAATGAAGCATATCGAAATGAAGCATATCTTTCTAGGGATCATGCTCATAAAGAATTTCATCATAATGAAAACccatattataaaaaagatttTTCTCACAGGGTACCCCAGAGTGGTGCAATAAGAAGAGAAAGAGGAAGAGAATTCCGAAACCATGcgtataaaaaaataggtgcgtgtaaaatatttgtaGGGAATATTTCAAGCAGTGCAAGAGAAGAAGATGTTAGAAGAAGATTTGAGCAATATGGTGATATAATGCACATGCAATGGAAAAAACGATTTGCGTTTattgaatattataaagCTTCGCATGCATTGAATGCattagaaaaagaaaatggTAAGATGTTTTTTGGTGAAGAATTAAGTGTTCAAGAACATCAATATAATACGAATTCATATGGATATAAGAATGATAATAGATCACATTTCCATTTCAAGATGTCTAGAAATTACTCACCACCAAATTTTAGTAATGAATCTATTGAAAGAAGGAATTCATTAAGAATTgttgtaaaaaatattgatgaAAAAGCTAGCTGGCAAGATCTTAAAGATTTTGGTAGAGAAGTCGGTTCAGTTAGCTATGCAAATATAGTAGATGATTATCATAGTAAAGAAAAGTTTGGAATTATTGAATTTTATAACCATGAGAATGCAAAAGATGctattaatatattgaatGGAAAAAGCTTTTATGGAAGATCTGTTGATGTTATAAGATATAACGACTCAGATTTAAGTAAAAGATTTAAGAATAAGGAGAGAGaggaaaattatatgaGAGGAGTTAATGATCGATATGGAGAAGGTGAAAGATATGTTCGTGAGGAAAGAGCCTATAGAGAGAAATTTCCTTTTGATCGAATAAATCGTACTAGGcatactttttttaatagAGGTAGGAATATTCGaggaaataaatattttagGAGAGATGATAATGAGGATAATAAAAGTGAGGTTGATGATAgtaaatataagaaaagTACAAGAAGTATGAGTATAATCGATAGAGATAATACGTATGATGAAAGGGTTAGTCATCGAGATGTCCATATGAAAGACGATAGGGATGACGACATATGTTATAACAGggatgatgaagaaaagATGATTAATGGTAAtaagaaaagaatattaaATTCGAGTGAAGAAGTTGGTGAACATACACACAGcaatataaatgaagatataaataaagatcAAACGGATATTATAGAcgaaaaagaaaaaggaGTAGATGAgaatatttctttaaaaaattatgaaaataagaAAGAAAATGTGGACCATGATTATGAAAATGTTATAGAAAGTAATAGGGGGAAACGAAGAAATGTAAAAAGTAAAAGCAAATATgaaaatgagaaaaaaggaaaaacgaaagatgaattatatgatgatatatctgaaataaaattacaAGAAGGAAGTGTATGTAGAAGTACCAAAGATATAGATGaagataattataataatgaagaaacgaaaaatataaaagatgaaTTTTTGgttgataaaaaaaacgaGGAAGAGGGATATGATGATGATACATATACAAGTGAAAGAGATAAAAGTGTGAAcgaaaaaattatgaaagaacaatatataaataaagatgatatattagaaaaaaatgataacattattaatataccaaataaaaaatcaagagttataaaaaaaaacactacaaaaaaaaaaataactaGAGTTTCAGAAGAGTCAACAACCAAGGTAGATACAAGAGAAAGTGAGGAAAATGATCTTATGGAAAATGAACAATGGTCAgattcaaaaaaaatatgtgtaattaaaaataattctcCACGTAATgattaa
- a CDS encoding hypothetical protein (conserved Plasmodium protein, unknown function), which yields MSTVEELKFIWKFLFSHMNTEKSKEEICDEKKYEENIILLKKLMRTENIKFDQKYNAINILEKLKDIEDIQYEDILNDYAKNFLTFLKGSFEKVAEEIQINDKISFRRNELIKQDLNNKLQNLNHNYNLEYINLNKCLGTEDFESQLNASLKFNSLKDILSKLLKEMKDYEIQYNNLSDTDKFLDMKICELENYLNNTSQNS from the coding sequence ATGTCGACGGTTGAAGAATTAAAATTCATTTGGAAGTTTTTATTCTCTCATATGAATACTGAGAAAAgtaaagaagaaatatgTGATGAGAAGAAATATGAAgagaatataatattgttaaaaaaattgatgAGAACAGAAAACATAAAATTCgatcaaaaatataatgcaataaatatattagagaaattaaaagatatagAAGATATACAATatgaagatatattaaatgattatgcaaaaaatttcttaacatttttaaagGGATCTTTTGAAAAAGTAGCAGAAGAAATtcaaataaatgataaaatatcttttagaagaaatgaattaataaaacaagatttaaataataaattacaaaatcttaatcataattataatttagaatatattaatttaaataaatgttTAGGTACCGAAGATTTTGAAAGCCAACTAAATGCTAGCTTAAAGTTTAATTCTTTAAAGGATATTTTAAGTAAgttattaaaagaaatgaaaGATTATGAAATccaatataataatttatctGATACGGATAAATTTTTGGACATGAAAATATGTGAATTAGAAAATTATCTAAATAATACTAGTCAAAATTCTTAA